A genomic region of Aureimonas populi contains the following coding sequences:
- a CDS encoding ABC transporter permease — translation MLNSRRRSFLLRRAGVGIHHVLAWLVFLFLLAPLLIVVPISFSGGAYLRFPPESYSTQWYEAYFAQDSWINATILSLQIGIVATIISVSVGFLFALGITRGLRSWAPTLEKLAIAPMVVPSIVYSVSMYSLFSSLGLVGNWFGIALAHAILCLPFVVIVLAASLREYDMDQEIAALGLGASRLTAIRRITIPQIRPSLLSAAFLAFITSFDELVVAMFLSGTFGTLPKKMFDNIRLQIDPTIAAVSVMEIVMVILVMAVLLRINRANASRLT, via the coding sequence ATGCTTAACAGCCGCCGCCGTTCCTTCCTCCTGCGACGGGCGGGAGTAGGAATCCACCACGTTCTTGCTTGGCTGGTCTTCCTGTTCCTGCTGGCTCCACTGCTGATCGTCGTGCCAATCTCGTTCAGCGGCGGAGCCTACCTGCGCTTTCCGCCCGAGAGCTACTCAACGCAGTGGTACGAGGCCTATTTCGCGCAGGACAGTTGGATCAATGCGACGATCCTCAGCCTGCAGATCGGCATCGTCGCGACAATCATTTCGGTTTCCGTAGGCTTTCTCTTCGCGCTTGGCATCACGCGTGGCCTGCGCAGCTGGGCGCCGACGCTCGAAAAACTGGCTATCGCGCCGATGGTGGTCCCTTCCATCGTCTATTCGGTTTCGATGTATTCGTTATTCTCGAGTCTTGGATTGGTGGGGAACTGGTTCGGTATCGCCCTCGCGCATGCGATTTTGTGCCTGCCCTTTGTTGTGATCGTGCTGGCGGCAAGCCTGCGGGAATACGACATGGACCAGGAGATCGCCGCCCTGGGCTTAGGCGCGAGCCGCTTGACCGCGATCCGCCGTATCACCATTCCCCAGATCCGTCCGAGCCTCTTGTCCGCAGCCTTCCTCGCCTTCATCACGTCCTTTGATGAACTCGTAGTGGCGATGTTCCTGTCGGGAACCTTCGGCACGCTACCTAAGAAGATGTTCGACAATATCCGCTTGCAGATCGACCCGACCATTGCGGCAGTATCGGTGATGGAAATCGTCATGGTCATCCTGGTGATGGCCGTCCTGCTGCGGATCAACCGCGCCAATGCAAGCCGGTTGACCTGA
- a CDS encoding DMT family transporter, with the protein MRNVLAALLLGLLLWYRRGFGNILPDREERSAACLVGILQIGVMTGGTTLAMQYIDASRTVLIAYSMPLWSAVLSFLYLNERASRSMLMALCLGSTGMAVLVAPWSRDWSSPGPMLGSGIALLATLGWASGSILHRSRTWRSDLWQLVFVQLLAGAVFSLVAAVLFEVHTTSFTPTFVAIAICSPIGPSILGFWFWARALRQLSVTTASQALLLSPRHVQL; encoded by the coding sequence ATGCGCAACGTCCTCGCCGCGTTGCTGCTCGGTCTTCTGCTTTGGTACAGGCGCGGGTTCGGGAACATCCTTCCTGATCGGGAAGAGAGGTCCGCAGCCTGTCTCGTGGGTATCCTGCAGATCGGGGTAATGACCGGGGGCACCACGCTTGCGATGCAGTACATCGATGCGAGCCGCACCGTTCTCATCGCCTATTCCATGCCGCTCTGGAGTGCAGTCCTGAGCTTTCTTTACCTGAACGAGCGCGCCTCTCGGTCGATGCTTATGGCCCTATGTCTGGGCTCTACGGGTATGGCGGTTCTGGTCGCACCCTGGTCGAGGGACTGGTCAAGCCCTGGACCCATGTTGGGGTCCGGCATCGCCCTCCTGGCGACGCTCGGCTGGGCTTCGGGATCCATCCTGCATCGCTCGCGGACCTGGCGTTCCGATCTCTGGCAGTTGGTTTTCGTTCAACTTCTGGCAGGCGCGGTCTTCTCCCTTGTCGCGGCCGTGTTGTTCGAGGTTCATACCACGAGCTTTACCCCCACCTTTGTTGCGATCGCGATCTGCAGCCCAATCGGCCCGAGCATCCTCGGTTTCTGGTTCTGGGCTCGCGCACTTCGCCAGCTCTCGGTCACCACGGCGAGCCAAGCCTTGCTGCTCTCGCCTCGGCACGTCCAACTGTGA
- a CDS encoding DUF2383 domain-containing protein, whose amino-acid sequence MVTTVGTENTFEKLVQNLLILEHDAIAAYDSTIDKLKDPVSKSKIAEFKGDHESHVAELTRLAGAIGTNAPQEGDAKQYLTTGKVALASLVGDKTILKAMSTNEVETKMAYDQASKNETATPEARSFFQKAFADESRHKDWMDAAAGT is encoded by the coding sequence ATGGTCACGACAGTCGGAACCGAAAACACGTTTGAGAAGCTCGTTCAGAACCTGCTCATTCTTGAGCACGATGCGATCGCCGCCTATGACTCGACGATCGACAAACTCAAAGATCCAGTCTCCAAATCGAAGATCGCCGAGTTCAAGGGCGACCACGAAAGCCACGTCGCAGAACTGACGCGCCTCGCGGGCGCGATCGGCACCAACGCCCCGCAGGAAGGTGACGCCAAGCAATATTTGACGACAGGCAAGGTGGCGCTCGCTTCGTTGGTCGGCGACAAGACGATCCTCAAAGCCATGTCGACCAACGAAGTCGAGACAAAAATGGCTTACGATCAGGCTTCGAAAAACGAGACAGCCACCCCGGAAGCCCGATCGTTCTTCCAGAAAGCCTTCGCCGACGAATCCCGGCACAAGGACTGGATGGACGCCGCCGCCGGCACCTGA
- a CDS encoding ABC transporter ATP-binding protein, with product MDRLDVEPQLTKTKGIGRFDPPAQQGIDMNSDKQAAVLNIEKVRKTYGTAEALGSIDLCVAAGEFLTILGPSGSGKTTLLRIIAGFEAPDSGRVSIRGMDMTWATAAERQIGMVFQNYALFPHLTVLENVMFPLEMRAIRRGPATERARAALESVHLGAFADRYPKQLSGGQQQRVALARAIVFEPSLLLLDEPFSALDRRLRESMQQEVKQLQVSLGLTTIFITHDQDEALVMSDRIAVMSGGAIRQIGTPSEIYYHPNSISVATFVGESNIFDGTPVGCGFRAASGARFTLAAPAECTRILIRPETVSLRRPPAAADHHEKNVFSSTVIGRSFVGGFTDYRVRLAEGDEISVRAVAREGGAFELGETLQMIVAPEDCRPLSGKAGR from the coding sequence TTGGACCGCTTGGATGTTGAGCCACAACTGACGAAAACAAAAGGAATCGGGCGGTTCGATCCGCCCGCCCAACAGGGGATCGACATGAATTCCGATAAGCAAGCGGCCGTCCTTAACATCGAGAAAGTCCGCAAGACCTATGGGACAGCGGAGGCGCTTGGCTCGATCGATCTCTGTGTCGCGGCTGGAGAATTCCTGACGATCCTCGGCCCCAGCGGCTCGGGGAAGACGACGCTGCTGCGCATCATCGCCGGATTTGAGGCGCCCGATTCAGGCCGGGTCAGCATTCGCGGCATGGACATGACGTGGGCAACGGCTGCGGAACGCCAGATCGGCATGGTGTTTCAGAACTACGCGCTGTTCCCTCATCTCACCGTACTTGAGAATGTGATGTTCCCCCTGGAGATGCGAGCAATCAGGCGAGGCCCGGCTACCGAGCGCGCCCGCGCTGCCCTGGAATCCGTTCATCTTGGTGCCTTCGCCGATCGATATCCCAAGCAGCTCTCCGGCGGTCAGCAACAGCGTGTGGCACTGGCCCGCGCCATCGTATTCGAGCCCTCGCTGCTTCTGCTGGATGAGCCGTTCAGCGCGCTGGACCGCCGTCTGCGCGAGAGCATGCAGCAGGAGGTAAAGCAACTGCAGGTCTCGCTTGGCCTGACCACGATCTTCATTACGCACGATCAGGACGAAGCGCTGGTCATGAGCGACCGCATCGCGGTGATGAGCGGCGGCGCGATCCGCCAGATCGGCACCCCAAGCGAAATCTACTACCACCCGAACTCGATCTCGGTGGCGACATTCGTGGGCGAATCCAACATTTTCGATGGCACACCGGTGGGGTGTGGATTCCGCGCGGCCTCGGGGGCACGTTTCACCTTGGCAGCGCCGGCGGAGTGCACGCGAATCCTAATCCGCCCCGAGACCGTTTCCTTGCGCCGCCCGCCTGCCGCCGCCGACCATCACGAGAAGAATGTCTTCTCGTCCACGGTCATTGGCCGCAGCTTCGTCGGCGGCTTCACCGACTACCGCGTCCGGCTGGCCGAAGGCGATGAGATAAGCGTGCGCGCCGTCGCGCGCGAGGGCGGCGCCTTCGAGCTTGGGGAGACGTTGCAGATGATCGTCGCACCTGAGGATTGCCGGCCGCTGTCCGGAAAGGCGGGCCGATGA
- a CDS encoding GNAT family N-acetyltransferase, which produces MGLRIEKLHRRHAVENFDCGEDALNRFLVRFALPNQMANASQTYVGVADDDAIVGFYTLVVGEVRYEEAPERLTKGLARHPVPVMLLARLGVSEAWQGKKIGAGLLRDAVLRTLQVADIAGVRALVVHAKNDAARTFYERFDFQPSPTDPLHLFALIKDLKNL; this is translated from the coding sequence TCGACTGCGGCGAGGACGCGCTGAATCGCTTTCTGGTCCGCTTCGCCCTGCCGAACCAGATGGCGAATGCCTCGCAGACCTATGTGGGTGTTGCGGATGACGACGCCATCGTTGGTTTTTACACGCTCGTTGTCGGCGAGGTCCGCTATGAGGAAGCCCCCGAGCGGCTGACCAAGGGACTGGCCCGGCATCCCGTGCCGGTCATGCTGCTGGCCCGGCTTGGCGTCAGCGAGGCGTGGCAGGGCAAGAAGATCGGCGCGGGATTGCTGCGCGATGCCGTTCTGCGGACGCTGCAAGTGGCCGACATTGCCGGTGTCCGCGCGCTCGTGGTTCACGCCAAGAACGACGCGGCACGGACGTTCTATGAGCGGTTCGACTTCCAGCCGTCTCCGACCGATCCGCTGCATCTGTTCGCACTCATCAAGGATTTGAAGAACCTCTAG
- a CDS encoding ABC transporter permease, translating into MNALVSSIRGGSLGSVLLISPAMALLVLLFFYPLVMLFLTTLEPGNIQNYANVVGSDTYMRVFLNTLRLAAIVTVIDLLIAYPLAFYICRLTSSGRAIAFFLLLIPLWTSQLVRTYAWMVLLGRNGPINGALMSLDIIDTPLRLSNSEFAVVIGMVHILLPYMVLPIYSSASKIDRSLVEASRGLGAGPVSILTRVLIPLTIHGVLAGVSLVLVLSLGVFIMPALLGGGRVPVIPLLIEQQAGSFLNWAMAGTLSVILLLMVLVVFWLIKLATKLLVRGRLNA; encoded by the coding sequence ATGAATGCCCTCGTCTCTTCCATTCGCGGAGGAAGTTTGGGATCCGTGTTGCTGATCAGCCCAGCCATGGCCCTGCTGGTTCTGCTTTTCTTCTATCCGCTGGTGATGCTTTTTTTAACGACGCTTGAGCCTGGGAATATCCAGAACTATGCCAACGTGGTCGGCAGCGACACCTACATGCGGGTTTTCCTGAATACGCTGCGCCTGGCCGCTATCGTCACTGTGATCGACCTGCTGATCGCTTATCCGCTTGCCTTCTATATCTGCCGCCTGACGAGTAGCGGCCGCGCGATCGCCTTTTTCCTGCTGCTGATCCCGCTCTGGACCAGCCAACTGGTGCGCACCTACGCCTGGATGGTACTGCTCGGCCGCAACGGGCCGATTAACGGTGCTCTCATGAGTCTCGACATTATCGACACGCCCTTGCGCCTGTCGAACAGCGAATTCGCCGTTGTGATCGGCATGGTGCATATACTTCTGCCCTACATGGTACTGCCGATCTACAGTTCGGCCTCCAAGATCGACCGTAGCCTCGTCGAAGCGTCGCGAGGGCTAGGGGCCGGGCCGGTATCGATCCTGACGCGTGTGCTGATCCCGCTCACCATCCATGGCGTGCTTGCCGGTGTGAGCCTCGTGCTCGTCCTCTCGCTCGGCGTCTTCATCATGCCGGCTCTGCTTGGCGGCGGGCGGGTGCCGGTGATCCCGCTGCTGATCGAACAACAGGCCGGCTCGTTCCTCAACTGGGCGATGGCCGGAACGCTCAGCGTCATCCTGCTGCTGATGGTTCTGGTTGTCTTCTGGCTGATCAAGCTCGCCACAAAGCTACTGGTGCGGGGACGCCTCAATGCTTAA
- a CDS encoding FAD-dependent oxidoreductase produces the protein MRSELRELEGQSFDVAIIGAGINGCSAAQHLAAAGYKVLLVDQNDFASGATSRSGRILHCGLRFLAPKKTVWEFFSAPGQLWMKIRTAKEMAEAQGELYTTIRPYLRPMDIALPIYAGQGYSGWHVDIGAMLVRWMNRGRSPINYRRWKGVKSPHPFVRHLTRPEAIRSVVAFDDQQFIWPERIALDACFNARDLGAVVRNYTRVVGLEKSGASAWRLQLSDMTGSATVEAAYVLNLAGIEIDAANRLVPGLHNIPPRVRAMKGVHILVRLPKEYRGHGIAGENSLGEHIFCLPWGEYHYIGPTETIYDGDPNEVTPDDEDISFLKREAQALLPGLPIMDARVELAWAGARPITFDPEHAHGKRLPFSIFHDMTDEGARNLLAVTWGIIVNHRATARRIVDEIRKRLSPSGTGCRIDYAPRSRPNLNPTSSKAELDAAVAHFIDVECATSAVDILCRRTMLFWDNVVTAMLLSRVVAAMSDKFGWSERRQAAEIDDFRSYVSRQHRVDALIDEI, from the coding sequence GTGCGAAGCGAACTCCGTGAACTCGAAGGACAGTCCTTCGACGTCGCGATCATCGGCGCGGGAATCAACGGCTGTTCGGCCGCCCAGCACCTCGCTGCTGCGGGCTACAAGGTCCTGCTAGTCGACCAGAACGATTTCGCCAGCGGCGCGACCAGCCGCTCGGGACGTATCCTGCATTGCGGCCTGCGCTTTCTAGCTCCCAAGAAGACGGTTTGGGAGTTCTTCTCCGCCCCAGGCCAGCTTTGGATGAAAATCCGCACCGCGAAGGAGATGGCCGAGGCCCAGGGCGAACTCTACACGACGATCCGCCCCTATCTGCGGCCGATGGACATCGCATTGCCGATCTACGCCGGACAGGGCTACTCCGGTTGGCACGTCGATATCGGGGCGATGCTGGTGAGGTGGATGAACCGCGGCCGGAGCCCGATCAATTACCGGCGCTGGAAAGGCGTGAAATCTCCACACCCGTTTGTGCGCCATCTCACCCGGCCCGAGGCGATCCGTTCAGTGGTGGCGTTCGATGACCAGCAGTTCATCTGGCCCGAGCGCATCGCCCTGGACGCTTGCTTCAATGCGCGCGATCTGGGCGCAGTCGTGCGCAACTATACACGAGTTGTTGGCCTGGAGAAAAGCGGCGCATCGGCTTGGCGCCTCCAGCTCTCCGATATGACGGGGAGCGCCACGGTCGAGGCGGCCTATGTGCTGAACCTGGCCGGGATCGAGATCGACGCCGCCAACCGCTTGGTTCCTGGCCTTCACAACATTCCGCCCCGGGTCCGCGCGATGAAGGGGGTGCATATTCTTGTGCGACTGCCGAAGGAATATCGCGGCCACGGTATCGCCGGCGAGAATTCCTTGGGTGAGCACATCTTCTGCCTACCTTGGGGCGAGTATCATTATATCGGCCCGACCGAGACGATCTATGACGGCGATCCCAATGAGGTCACACCGGACGACGAGGACATCTCCTTTCTGAAGCGCGAGGCGCAGGCGTTGCTGCCAGGCCTCCCGATCATGGATGCGAGGGTCGAGCTGGCCTGGGCGGGAGCGCGGCCGATCACCTTCGATCCCGAGCACGCCCATGGCAAGCGGCTGCCTTTCAGTATTTTCCACGACATGACGGACGAGGGCGCGCGCAATCTCCTCGCCGTCACCTGGGGAATCATCGTCAACCATCGCGCTACGGCGCGGCGGATCGTCGACGAGATACGCAAAAGGCTATCCCCTTCGGGCACAGGCTGCAGGATCGACTACGCGCCACGCTCCCGGCCGAACCTGAACCCGACTTCGTCCAAGGCGGAACTCGACGCAGCCGTCGCCCATTTCATCGATGTTGAATGCGCTACTTCCGCCGTCGATATCTTATGTCGCCGCACCATGCTGTTCTGGGACAATGTCGTTACAGCAATGCTGCTTTCCCGCGTGGTAGCGGCCATGAGCGATAAGTTCGGCTGGTCCGAGAGGCGCCAAGCAGCGGAGATTGATGATTTCCGCAGTTACGTCAGCCGACAGCACCGGGTAGATGCCTTAATCGACGAGATTTGA
- a CDS encoding recombinase family protein yields MTRAALYARYSSDNQSEASIEDQFRLCREHAQRERWQIVGSYEDAAISGSSTILRPGIQRLMRDAQHGEFNILLAEALDRISRDQADVATLYKHLKFAGITIVTLAEGEISELHVGLKGTMNALFLKDLADKTRRGLRGRVEKGKAGGGLCYGYRVVKKFDGNGEPIRGDREIVLEEAEIVRRIFREFASGKSPKAIAVDLNRDGVPGPLGRAWGDTSIRGHVSRSTGIINNELYAGVLVWNRQRFVKDPSTGKRVSSKGRRRATVIAPLLAARRMAPRSTASRQSSARQVRRQRRFLFPDKVLASCRSLGVFSRNVWVRRSEVC; encoded by the coding sequence ATGACCCGCGCAGCCCTTTACGCCCGCTATTCGTCCGACAACCAGAGCGAGGCGTCCATCGAGGACCAGTTCCGGCTTTGCCGGGAACATGCGCAGCGGGAGCGGTGGCAGATCGTCGGTTCCTACGAGGACGCGGCTATATCGGGATCGAGCACGATCCTGCGTCCCGGCATCCAGCGGCTGATGCGCGATGCGCAGCATGGCGAGTTCAACATCCTGCTGGCCGAGGCGCTGGACCGGATCAGCCGCGATCAGGCGGATGTGGCGACTCTCTACAAGCATCTGAAATTCGCAGGCATTACCATTGTCACGCTGGCCGAGGGCGAGATCAGCGAATTGCATGTCGGCCTGAAAGGCACGATGAACGCCCTGTTCCTGAAAGACCTTGCCGACAAGACGCGGCGTGGCTTGCGGGGCAGGGTGGAGAAGGGCAAGGCGGGCGGCGGTCTCTGCTACGGCTATCGCGTTGTGAAGAAGTTCGACGGTAATGGCGAGCCGATCCGGGGCGACCGGGAGATCGTGCTAGAGGAAGCGGAGATCGTGCGCCGTATCTTCCGCGAGTTCGCCTCCGGCAAAAGCCCGAAGGCCATTGCCGTTGATCTGAACAGAGACGGCGTTCCCGGTCCGCTCGGCCGCGCATGGGGCGACACCAGCATCCGGGGCCATGTCTCGCGCAGCACCGGCATCATCAACAACGAGCTTTATGCGGGCGTGCTTGTCTGGAACCGCCAGCGTTTCGTCAAGGACCCGTCCACCGGCAAGCGCGTCTCGTCCAAGGGCAGAAGGCGCGCCACGGTGATCGCGCCATTGTTGGCCGCCCGTCGCATGGCTCCGAGATCGACGGCATCGCGCCAATCCTCTGCACGGCAGGTGAGACGCCAACGACGGTTCTTGTTCCCCGACAAGGTATTGGCGAGTTGCAGGAGCTTGGGCGTGTTCTCGCGGAACGTCTGGGTGCGGCGATCAGAGGTTTGTTAG
- the eutC gene encoding ethanolamine ammonia-lyase subunit EutC has protein sequence MSVERSRPDPTRWTPARVMLGRVGSGLPLAEMLRFQLAHARARDAVHLPLDAGALATTLKERFGAEVTELRSRAVDRHQYLVNPDLGRRLRAEDHEKVDHRSPDLAIVIADGLSSRALGHVAPLLDQLLPLFGGTGIDTALFVATQARVAIGDEIGALAGADLVLVLIGERPGLSSPDSLGAYLTFAPRIGCSDAERNCVSNIRPGGLGYLQAAARLSWLVEAARTKGRTGVTLKDESQCSAAIGALPKPPPALHGSAATASLPGDNHVAPSLQPEE, from the coding sequence ATGAGCGTCGAGCGTTCCCGTCCCGACCCTACCCGCTGGACCCCGGCGCGCGTCATGCTGGGGCGGGTCGGCTCGGGTCTGCCACTGGCCGAGATGCTCCGTTTCCAACTGGCGCATGCGCGTGCGCGCGACGCTGTCCACTTGCCGCTTGACGCTGGGGCGCTGGCCACGACGCTGAAAGAGCGGTTTGGGGCCGAGGTGACCGAGTTGCGCAGTCGCGCGGTGGATCGCCATCAATATCTCGTCAATCCGGACCTGGGGCGAAGGCTACGCGCCGAGGACCACGAGAAGGTAGATCACCGCTCTCCCGACCTCGCCATCGTGATCGCGGACGGTTTGTCCTCCCGCGCGCTCGGCCATGTCGCACCGTTGCTCGACCAGTTGCTGCCTCTGTTCGGCGGCACCGGAATTGATACCGCGCTCTTCGTTGCAACACAGGCCCGGGTCGCCATCGGCGACGAGATCGGCGCACTCGCCGGGGCTGACCTGGTGCTCGTGCTGATCGGCGAGCGGCCGGGCCTGTCATCCCCCGACAGTCTCGGGGCTTATCTCACCTTCGCCCCCCGCATCGGGTGCAGCGATGCCGAGCGCAACTGCGTGTCGAATATCCGGCCGGGCGGCCTTGGCTACCTGCAGGCGGCGGCACGGCTCTCCTGGCTGGTCGAGGCCGCCCGGACCAAAGGCCGGACGGGCGTGACCCTGAAGGACGAAAGCCAGTGCTCGGCAGCCATCGGAGCGTTGCCGAAGCCACCCCCTGCACTTCACGGCTCCGCAGCGACCGCGAGCCTTCCCGGCGACAATCACGTCGCGCCATCACTACAACCAGAGGAGTGA
- a CDS encoding ABC transporter substrate-binding protein — MSYTRYTIAALAILAGGSAPALAQDTPDSIIVNTSGGENGPMLREAYFNDFEAVTGVRILDSSPADLGRLRVMVESGNVEYTVTEVESEDAGRAIELGLLEPIDDTIVDRSKFPPETINPYLYPISSYSTIIGYSTEAFPEGGPTNWAEFWDVEAFPGLRAMRNHPIDNLEAALLADGVEPADLYPLDLDRAFAKLDEIYPHVATWWTTGAQQAQLLIDGEVVATTGWNSRFYAAVRNGAPIKMEYGGGVLKAAAYAIPKGAPNAELGQQLFAIMAKPENQAKYALAFGLSGPDLDHVNYVPDEVREMLPLHPKNAARQVWMDEAWWLENGEALNERWTAWMLSHN, encoded by the coding sequence ATGAGCTACACTAGGTACACGATTGCCGCCCTCGCGATTCTAGCCGGCGGGAGCGCCCCCGCGCTGGCGCAGGACACGCCCGACAGTATTATCGTCAACACCTCGGGCGGTGAGAATGGTCCGATGCTGCGGGAGGCCTATTTCAACGACTTTGAGGCCGTGACCGGCGTCAGGATTCTCGATTCCAGCCCCGCCGATCTCGGCCGACTGCGTGTGATGGTCGAAAGCGGCAACGTGGAATACACGGTAACGGAAGTCGAATCCGAGGACGCCGGTCGCGCAATCGAGCTGGGTCTCCTCGAGCCCATCGACGACACGATCGTCGATCGTTCGAAGTTCCCGCCAGAGACGATCAACCCCTATCTCTATCCAATTTCCAGTTATTCGACGATCATTGGCTATTCTACCGAGGCGTTCCCGGAAGGTGGTCCGACCAACTGGGCGGAGTTCTGGGACGTGGAGGCCTTTCCGGGCCTGCGGGCGATGCGCAACCATCCGATTGACAATCTGGAGGCGGCGCTGCTTGCCGACGGCGTCGAACCAGCCGATCTTTATCCGCTCGACCTAGATCGGGCCTTTGCCAAACTCGACGAGATTTACCCGCATGTGGCGACTTGGTGGACCACCGGCGCTCAGCAAGCGCAACTTCTGATCGACGGCGAGGTCGTAGCGACGACCGGCTGGAATTCGCGGTTTTACGCGGCCGTGCGAAACGGAGCGCCAATCAAGATGGAATATGGCGGTGGCGTGCTGAAGGCTGCGGCCTATGCCATTCCCAAGGGCGCACCGAACGCCGAATTGGGCCAGCAGCTCTTCGCGATCATGGCCAAACCCGAGAACCAGGCAAAGTACGCGCTCGCGTTTGGCCTGTCGGGACCTGATCTGGACCATGTCAATTATGTACCGGACGAGGTGCGCGAGATGCTGCCGTTACATCCGAAGAATGCCGCACGTCAGGTATGGATGGATGAGGCCTGGTGGCTGGAAAACGGCGAGGCGCTCAATGAGCGTTGGACCGCTTGGATGTTGAGCCACAACTGA
- a CDS encoding ethanolamine ammonia-lyase subunit EutB, which produces MFHTTLDHHRWVFEDLKSLLAKATPARSGDRLAGIAAGSAEERVAALYCLSELPLKTFLNETVIPYELDEVTRLIQDSHDATAFVAISHLTVGEFRDFLLSDAARPAMLERLAPAITPEMAAAVSKLMRNQDLITVARRCRVVTRFRNTIGLPGTMAVRLQPNHPTDDRRGVAASVIDGLSYGCGDAVIGINPASDSVPTMDELARLFDGIIHQLDLPTQACVLAHVTTSIELIERGAPVDLVFQSIAGTETANRGFGIDLGLIAEGRAAALSLDRGTIGNNVMYFETGQGSALSAGAHHGVDQQTLEARAYGVARAYDPLLVNSVVGFIGPEYLYDGKEIVRAGLEDHFCGKLLGLPMGVDVCYTNHVEADQNDMDTLLTLLGVAGVNFVIGVPGADDVMLNYQSTSFHDQLYLRSVLGLRRAPEFEAWMQRMGMTDRHGALIDGHAPLDNAFGRLLA; this is translated from the coding sequence GTGTTTCATACGACGCTGGATCATCATCGCTGGGTGTTTGAAGATCTGAAGTCGCTTCTGGCCAAGGCGACGCCGGCGCGCTCCGGCGACCGGCTGGCAGGGATAGCGGCAGGGTCGGCCGAGGAGCGGGTCGCGGCTCTCTACTGCCTGTCCGAACTTCCGCTGAAGACCTTCCTCAACGAAACGGTGATTCCGTATGAGTTGGACGAAGTCACCCGGCTCATCCAGGACAGCCACGACGCAACCGCCTTCGTGGCGATCTCACACTTGACCGTGGGCGAGTTCCGCGACTTCCTGCTCTCGGATGCCGCCCGGCCCGCCATGCTGGAACGGCTCGCGCCTGCGATCACGCCAGAGATGGCCGCCGCAGTCTCCAAGCTGATGCGTAATCAGGATCTCATCACGGTTGCAAGGCGTTGCCGGGTTGTCACCCGTTTCCGCAACACGATCGGCCTGCCGGGAACGATGGCGGTGCGGTTGCAACCGAACCATCCTACAGACGACCGTCGTGGTGTAGCCGCTTCGGTGATCGACGGGCTGAGCTATGGTTGCGGCGATGCGGTGATCGGCATCAATCCGGCCTCCGACTCCGTGCCGACGATGGATGAACTGGCGCGGCTCTTTGACGGGATCATCCATCAGCTCGACCTTCCGACGCAGGCCTGTGTGCTTGCGCATGTCACCACCTCCATCGAACTGATCGAGCGTGGAGCGCCTGTCGACCTGGTGTTCCAGTCCATCGCGGGCACGGAAACCGCAAACCGCGGCTTCGGGATCGACCTTGGGCTCATTGCCGAAGGACGCGCCGCCGCGCTTTCACTTGATCGCGGCACGATCGGCAACAACGTGATGTATTTCGAGACCGGACAGGGATCGGCGCTTTCGGCCGGAGCGCATCACGGCGTGGACCAGCAGACGCTCGAAGCACGTGCCTATGGCGTGGCACGCGCCTACGATCCGCTTCTCGTCAATTCCGTCGTCGGCTTCATCGGACCCGAGTATCTCTATGACGGCAAGGAGATCGTGCGCGCGGGGCTGGAGGACCATTTCTGCGGCAAGCTGCTCGGCCTGCCGATGGGTGTCGACGTCTGCTATACCAACCACGTCGAGGCCGACCAGAACGACATGGATACGCTGCTGACGCTGCTGGGCGTGGCCGGGGTCAACTTCGTCATAGGCGTGCCGGGCGCCGATGACGTGATGCTCAACTATCAATCCACCTCCTTTCACGATCAGCTCTATCTCCGCTCGGTTCTGGGGCTGCGCCGCGCACCGGAATTCGAGGCCTGGATGCAACGCATGGGCATGACGGACCGCCACGGCGCGTTGATCGACGGTCATGCCCCGCTCGACAACGCCTTCGGACGGCTTCTGGCATGA